Proteins encoded together in one Stutzerimonas stutzeri window:
- a CDS encoding OsmC family protein: MKARIQWVDGAMFLGESGSGHVVVMDGPPENGGRNLGVRPMEMLLLGLGGCSNFDVVSILKKSRQAVDSCEAFVEAERASEDPKVFTRIHLRFVVKGRGLKEAQVKRAVELSAEKYCSASIMLGRAGVEITHAYEIVELD, encoded by the coding sequence ATGAAAGCGCGCATTCAATGGGTCGATGGCGCAATGTTCCTGGGTGAGTCCGGAAGCGGTCATGTCGTTGTCATGGACGGGCCACCCGAGAACGGTGGGCGAAACCTCGGTGTACGGCCCATGGAGATGCTGCTGCTCGGCCTGGGTGGCTGCAGCAATTTCGACGTGGTCAGCATCCTGAAAAAGTCGCGACAGGCGGTCGATAGCTGCGAAGCCTTCGTAGAGGCCGAACGCGCTTCGGAAGACCCCAAGGTATTTACTCGTATCCACCTGCGTTTCGTCGTCAAGGGCCGCGGGCTGAAGGAGGCTCAGGTCAAGCGCGCCGTCGAGCTGTCGGCCGAGAAGTACTGCTCCGCTTCCATCATGCTCGGTAGAGCTGGCGTCGAGATCACCCACGCTTACGAAATCGTCGAACTGGACTGA
- the trpE gene encoding anthranilate synthase component I, producing the protein MTREEFLRLAAEGHNRIPLSFETLADFDTPLSLYLKLADAPNSYLLESVQGGEKWGRYSIIGLPCRTVMRVQDHRISITTDGVETETCEVEDPLAFVESFQQRYRVAPVEGLPRFNGGLVGYFGYDSVRYVERKLGNCPNPDPLGTPDILLMVSDAVVVFDNLAGKLHCIVLVDPSQPDAYEAGQARLQSLRAKLRQSITPRLGLDFEKSNGAEPTFRSSFSREDYEQAVNRIKDYILAGDCMQVVISQRMSIPFQAAPIDLYRALRCFNPTPYMYFFNFGDFHVVGSSPEVLVRVEEGLVTVRPIAGTRPRGANEEADLALEQDLLSDAKELAEHLMLIDLGRNDVGRVAETGTVRLTEKMVIERYSNVMHIVSNVTGQLKAPLTAMDALRAILPAGTLSGAPKIRAMEIIDELEPVKRGVYGGAVGYLAWNGNMDTAIAIRTAVIKDGELHVQAGAGIVADSQPALEWEETLNKRRAMFRAVALAERDQQEN; encoded by the coding sequence ATGACCCGCGAAGAATTCCTGCGTTTGGCCGCCGAAGGCCATAACCGCATTCCCCTGTCGTTCGAGACCCTCGCCGACTTCGACACCCCGTTGTCGCTATACCTGAAACTGGCCGATGCGCCGAATTCCTACCTGCTCGAGTCCGTCCAGGGCGGCGAGAAGTGGGGGCGCTATTCGATCATCGGTCTGCCTTGCCGCACTGTAATGCGCGTGCAGGATCACCGCATCAGCATAACTACCGATGGCGTCGAGACCGAAACCTGTGAGGTCGAAGATCCGCTGGCGTTCGTCGAGTCCTTCCAGCAGCGCTACCGCGTCGCGCCGGTGGAGGGCCTGCCGCGCTTCAATGGCGGCCTGGTGGGCTACTTTGGCTACGACAGCGTGCGTTATGTCGAACGCAAACTGGGTAACTGCCCCAATCCCGATCCGTTGGGCACGCCGGATATCCTGCTGATGGTGTCCGACGCCGTGGTGGTGTTCGACAACCTCGCTGGCAAGCTGCACTGCATCGTGCTGGTCGACCCGTCGCAGCCGGACGCCTACGAGGCGGGCCAGGCTCGCTTGCAATCGCTGCGGGCAAAGCTGCGCCAGTCGATCACGCCGCGCCTGGGCCTGGATTTCGAAAAGAGCAACGGCGCCGAGCCGACCTTTCGCTCCAGCTTCAGCCGCGAGGACTACGAGCAGGCCGTCAACCGCATCAAGGACTACATCCTGGCTGGCGACTGCATGCAGGTGGTGATTTCCCAGCGCATGTCGATCCCGTTCCAGGCCGCACCGATCGATCTGTACCGCGCGCTGCGCTGTTTCAATCCGACGCCCTACATGTACTTCTTCAATTTCGGCGACTTCCACGTGGTGGGGTCGTCGCCGGAAGTGCTGGTGCGGGTCGAGGAAGGCCTGGTCACGGTCCGCCCCATCGCCGGCACGCGTCCGCGCGGTGCCAACGAAGAGGCTGATCTGGCGTTGGAGCAGGACCTGCTCAGCGATGCCAAGGAGCTCGCCGAACACCTGATGCTGATCGACCTGGGCCGCAACGATGTCGGTCGTGTCGCCGAGACCGGCACCGTGCGCCTGACCGAGAAGATGGTCATCGAGCGCTATTCGAATGTCATGCACATCGTGTCCAACGTCACCGGTCAGCTCAAGGCGCCATTGACGGCGATGGACGCGCTGCGCGCGATCCTGCCGGCCGGCACGCTCTCTGGGGCACCAAAGATCCGCGCGATGGAAATCATCGACGAGCTGGAGCCGGTCAAGCGTGGTGTCTACGGTGGCGCGGTCGGCTATCTGGCCTGGAACGGCAACATGGACACCGCCATCGCAATTCGTACCGCGGTGATCAAGGACGGCGAACTGCACGTGCAGGCCGGCGCCGGCATCGTTGCCGATTCGCAGCCTGCGCTCGAGTGGGAAGAGACGCTGAACAAGCGCCGCGCCATGTTCCGCGCGGTGGCCCTGGCCGAACGCGACCAGCAGGAGAACTGA
- the rpe gene encoding ribulose-phosphate 3-epimerase, whose translation MQPFAIAPSILSANFARLGEEVDNVLAAGADIVHFDVMDNHYVPNLTIGPMVCSALRKHGVTAPIDVHLMVKPVDRMIGDFLEAGATYITFHPEASEHIDRSLQLIKDGGAKAGLVFNPATPLDVLKYVMDKVDMVLLMSVNPGFGGQKFIPGTLDKLREARALIDASGREIRLEIDGGVNPKNIREIAAAGADTFVAGSAIFNQPDYKAVIDQMRAELALARP comes from the coding sequence ATGCAGCCGTTCGCCATCGCCCCTTCGATTCTTTCCGCCAATTTCGCCCGCCTGGGCGAGGAAGTGGACAACGTGCTGGCCGCCGGCGCCGACATCGTCCATTTCGACGTGATGGACAACCACTACGTGCCCAACCTGACCATCGGCCCGATGGTCTGCTCGGCGCTGCGCAAGCATGGCGTCACCGCGCCCATCGACGTGCACCTGATGGTCAAGCCGGTGGATCGCATGATCGGCGACTTCCTCGAGGCCGGCGCTACTTACATCACCTTCCACCCGGAAGCCTCGGAGCACATCGACCGTTCGCTGCAGCTGATCAAGGACGGCGGCGCCAAGGCCGGTCTGGTGTTCAATCCGGCAACGCCGTTAGACGTGCTCAAGTACGTCATGGACAAGGTCGACATGGTCCTGCTGATGAGCGTCAACCCTGGCTTCGGCGGGCAGAAGTTCATTCCCGGCACGCTGGACAAGCTGCGCGAGGCGCGCGCCCTGATCGACGCCAGCGGCCGCGAGATTCGCCTGGAGATCGATGGCGGCGTCAATCCGAAGAACATCCGCGAGATCGCCGCAGCAGGCGCGGACACCTTCGTCGCCGGCTCGGCCATCTTCAACCAACCGGACTACAAGGCGGTGATCGACCAGATGCGCGCCGAGCTGGCGCTGGCCCGCCCATGA
- the gabD gene encoding NADP-dependent succinate-semialdehyde dehydrogenase, with protein sequence MQLGQPDLLRQTAYLNGEWREADSGARTEIFNPATGELIGAVPNMGRGETRRAIEAAQAAQPAWRALTAKERAARLRRWYELMLENQEDLARIMTAEQGKPLAEARGEVAYAASFLEWFAEEGKRLYGDVIPAHAGDKRILVQKEPVGVTAAITPWNFPSAMITRKAGPALAAGCAMVLKPAPQTPFSALALAALAERAGIPAGLFSVITADAATSREVGAELCEHPVVRKLSFTGSTAVGIKLMQQCAPTLKKLSLELGGNAPFIVFDDADLDAAVEGAMISKYRNAGQTCVCANRIYVQDGIYDAFVDKFSAAVARLKVGNGAEEGVTTGPLIDAAAVAKVQRHLQDALAKGATLLAGGKPHALGGNFFEPTLVGGVTAEMAVAREETFGPLAPLFRFRDEAEVIRQANDTEFGLAAYFYARDLSRVFRVAEALEYGMVGINTGVISTEVAPFGGMKTSGLGREGSKYGLDEYVEIKYLCLGGI encoded by the coding sequence CTGCAACTTGGGCAACCCGATCTGTTGCGCCAAACGGCCTATCTCAACGGTGAATGGCGCGAGGCCGACAGTGGCGCGCGCACCGAGATCTTCAACCCGGCCACCGGCGAGCTGATCGGCGCCGTGCCGAACATGGGCCGCGGTGAAACCCGCCGCGCCATCGAAGCCGCGCAGGCAGCCCAGCCGGCCTGGCGCGCGCTGACCGCGAAGGAGCGCGCTGCGCGCCTGCGGCGCTGGTACGAACTGATGCTGGAGAATCAGGAAGACCTGGCGCGGATCATGACCGCCGAACAGGGCAAGCCGCTGGCCGAGGCGCGGGGTGAGGTGGCCTACGCCGCATCCTTCCTCGAATGGTTCGCCGAGGAAGGCAAGCGCCTGTACGGCGACGTGATCCCGGCCCACGCGGGCGACAAGCGCATCCTGGTGCAGAAGGAGCCGGTCGGTGTCACCGCGGCAATCACGCCGTGGAATTTCCCCAGCGCGATGATCACCCGCAAGGCCGGCCCGGCCCTCGCCGCGGGCTGTGCCATGGTGCTCAAGCCGGCACCGCAGACACCATTCTCGGCGCTGGCACTGGCCGCACTGGCCGAGCGTGCGGGCATCCCGGCGGGGCTGTTCAGCGTGATCACCGCCGATGCCGCCACGTCCCGCGAAGTGGGCGCCGAGCTCTGTGAACACCCGGTGGTGCGCAAGCTCTCGTTCACCGGCTCGACGGCGGTGGGCATCAAGCTGATGCAGCAGTGCGCGCCGACGCTCAAGAAGCTCTCGCTGGAGCTGGGCGGCAACGCACCCTTTATCGTCTTCGACGACGCCGATCTGGACGCGGCGGTCGAGGGCGCGATGATCTCCAAGTACCGCAACGCCGGGCAGACCTGCGTATGTGCCAATCGCATCTACGTGCAGGACGGCATCTACGACGCCTTCGTCGACAAATTCTCCGCGGCGGTCGCGCGGCTGAAGGTCGGCAACGGAGCGGAGGAGGGCGTGACCACCGGTCCGCTGATCGACGCCGCAGCCGTGGCCAAGGTTCAGCGCCATCTGCAGGACGCCCTCGCCAAGGGTGCCACCCTGCTGGCCGGTGGCAAACCCCATGCCTTGGGTGGCAACTTCTTCGAGCCGACGCTGGTGGGCGGCGTCACTGCCGAGATGGCCGTGGCGCGCGAGGAAACCTTCGGCCCGCTGGCGCCGCTGTTCCGCTTCCGCGATGAAGCCGAGGTGATCCGCCAGGCCAACGACACCGAATTCGGCCTTGCCGCCTATTTCTACGCCCGCGACCTGAGCCGCGTGTTCCGCGTCGCCGAGGCGCTGGAGTACGGCATGGTGGGCATCAACACCGGGGTGATCTCCACCGAGGTGGCGCCGTTCGGTGGCATGAAGACATCGGGCCTCGGACGTGAAGGCTCGAAGTACGGCCTGGATGAATACGTGGAAATCAAATACCTGTGCCTGGGCGGCATCTGA
- a CDS encoding aminodeoxychorismate/anthranilate synthase component II — translation MLLMIDNYDSFTYNVVQYLGELGADVKVVRNDELSVAEIEALNPERIVVSPGPCTPNEAGVSLELIRHFAGKLPILGVCLGHQSIGQAFGGDVVRARQAMHGKTSPVFHHDQGVFAGLNNPLTVTRYHSLVVKRETLPDSLEITAWTQLDDGSADEIMGLRHKTLNIEGVQFHPESILTEQGHELFANFLKQTGGVR, via the coding sequence ATGCTGCTGATGATCGATAACTACGATTCCTTTACCTACAACGTCGTGCAGTACCTCGGCGAGCTTGGTGCCGACGTCAAGGTGGTGCGCAACGACGAGCTGAGCGTGGCCGAGATCGAAGCGCTGAATCCGGAGCGCATCGTCGTCTCGCCGGGCCCGTGCACGCCGAACGAGGCCGGCGTGTCGCTGGAGCTGATTCGTCATTTCGCCGGCAAGTTGCCCATTCTCGGCGTTTGCCTCGGCCACCAGAGCATCGGTCAGGCCTTCGGTGGCGATGTGGTACGTGCTCGGCAGGCCATGCACGGCAAGACCAGCCCGGTGTTTCACCATGACCAGGGTGTGTTCGCCGGGCTCAATAATCCGCTGACCGTCACCCGGTACCACTCGCTGGTGGTCAAGCGCGAGACGTTGCCCGACTCCCTGGAAATCACCGCCTGGACCCAGCTGGACGATGGCTCGGCCGACGAGATCATGGGCTTGCGGCACAAAACGCTGAATATAGAGGGTGTGCAGTTCCACCCCGAATCGATCCTCACCGAACAGGGCCATGAGCTGTTCGCGAATTTTCTGAAGCAGACCGGAGGCGTGCGCTGA
- the trpD gene encoding anthranilate phosphoribosyltransferase produces the protein MDIKEALNRIVGQLDLTTEEMQAVMRQIMTGQCTDAQVGAFLMGMRMKSETIDEIVGAVQVMRELAAPVRFDTDKLVDTCGTGGDGMNIFNVSTAASFVVAAAGGKVAKHGNRAVSGKSGSADLLEAAGVFLDLTPEQVARSVDTVGVGFMFAPAHHGAMKHAAGPRRELGLRTLFNILGPMANPAGVCHQVLGVFSKALCRPMAEVLARLGSKHVLVVHAQDGLDEISLAAPTHVAELKDGEIREYSIQPEDFGIKSQSLIGLNVEDAQGSLALIRDALGRRQSENGQKAADMIVLNAGAALYAADLASSLKQGVEMAHDALSTGLARDKLEELVSFTAVFKQENQK, from the coding sequence ATGGATATCAAGGAAGCCCTCAACCGCATCGTCGGTCAGCTGGACCTGACCACCGAAGAGATGCAGGCGGTGATGCGTCAGATCATGACCGGTCAATGCACTGATGCGCAGGTCGGTGCGTTCCTCATGGGCATGCGCATGAAGAGCGAAACCATCGACGAGATCGTCGGCGCGGTGCAGGTCATGCGTGAGCTTGCTGCCCCGGTGCGTTTCGACACCGACAAGCTTGTCGACACCTGTGGCACCGGTGGCGACGGCATGAATATCTTCAACGTGTCCACTGCCGCCTCGTTCGTCGTTGCGGCCGCTGGCGGCAAGGTCGCCAAGCACGGTAACCGCGCAGTATCCGGCAAGAGCGGCAGCGCCGATCTGCTCGAGGCGGCCGGGGTCTTCCTCGACCTGACGCCCGAGCAGGTGGCGCGCAGTGTCGATACGGTCGGCGTCGGCTTCATGTTCGCCCCGGCCCATCATGGCGCCATGAAGCATGCGGCCGGCCCGCGCCGCGAACTCGGCCTGCGGACGCTGTTCAATATCCTCGGCCCCATGGCCAACCCGGCCGGCGTCTGCCATCAGGTGCTTGGCGTGTTCAGCAAGGCATTGTGCCGGCCGATGGCCGAAGTGCTGGCGCGTCTGGGCAGCAAGCATGTGCTGGTGGTGCATGCGCAGGACGGGCTGGACGAGATCAGTCTGGCCGCGCCAACGCATGTTGCCGAGCTGAAGGATGGTGAGATCCGTGAATACAGCATTCAGCCCGAAGACTTCGGGATCAAGAGTCAGAGCCTGATCGGTCTGAACGTCGAGGATGCACAGGGTTCGCTGGCCTTGATCCGCGATGCGCTGGGGCGTCGGCAGAGCGAGAACGGGCAGAAGGCTGCCGACATGATCGTGCTCAACGCTGGCGCTGCGCTTTACGCAGCCGATCTGGCGAGCAGCCTGAAGCAGGGTGTCGAGATGGCGCATGATGCCCTCAGCACCGGGTTGGCGCGTGACAAGCTGGAGGAGCTGGTGTCCTTCACCGCGGTATTCAAGCAGGAGAATCAAAAGTGA
- a CDS encoding ABC transporter permease yields the protein MATAISLPANQIAEPNLKQRLARAERVNKLKSQALILPLLLFVLLTFLVPIASLLWRSVENPEVVNTLPRTLEALAAWDGRGLPAEPAYQALAEDLYQARREQTLGDLSKRLNMELAGYRSLLTKTARALPFRETPASYQEALEALDERWGDPAFWQIIQRNDSAVTGYYLLAALDHRIDELGELAKVSPDQAVYLDIFARTFWMGLVITVVCLLLAYPLAYLLANLPARQSNLLMILVLLPFWTSILVRVAAWIVLLQSGGLINGALLKMGLIDEPLQLVFNRTGVYIAMVHILLPFMILPIYSVMKNISPSYMRAAVSLGCHPFASFWRVYFPQTLAGVGAGSLLVFIIAIGYYITPALLGSPNDQMVSYFVAFYTNTTINWGMATALGGLLLLATMLLYVIYSWLVGASRLRLG from the coding sequence GCTGTTCGTGCTGCTGACCTTCCTGGTTCCCATCGCCTCGCTGCTCTGGCGCAGCGTCGAGAATCCGGAGGTGGTGAACACGTTGCCACGCACGCTGGAGGCGCTGGCCGCATGGGATGGTCGCGGACTGCCGGCGGAACCCGCCTACCAGGCGTTGGCCGAGGACCTCTATCAGGCGCGTCGCGAGCAAACCCTGGGCGATCTGTCCAAGCGGCTGAACATGGAGCTGGCCGGCTACCGCAGCCTGCTGACCAAGACCGCGCGAGCGCTGCCGTTCCGCGAGACGCCCGCGTCGTATCAGGAGGCGCTGGAGGCGCTCGACGAGCGCTGGGGCGATCCGGCGTTCTGGCAGATCATCCAGCGTAACGACAGTGCGGTGACCGGTTATTACCTGCTGGCGGCGCTGGATCACCGCATCGACGAGCTGGGTGAGCTGGCCAAGGTCTCGCCGGATCAGGCGGTGTACCTGGACATCTTTGCCCGCACGTTCTGGATGGGCCTGGTGATCACGGTGGTCTGCCTGCTGCTGGCCTATCCGCTGGCCTATCTGCTGGCCAACCTGCCGGCGCGGCAGAGCAACCTGCTGATGATCCTGGTGCTGCTGCCGTTCTGGACCTCGATCCTGGTGCGCGTCGCCGCATGGATCGTGCTGCTGCAGTCGGGCGGGCTGATCAACGGTGCGCTGCTCAAGATGGGCCTGATTGACGAGCCGCTGCAGCTGGTGTTCAACCGCACCGGTGTGTACATCGCCATGGTGCACATTCTGCTGCCGTTCATGATCCTGCCGATCTACAGCGTGATGAAGAACATCTCGCCGAGCTACATGCGTGCGGCGGTCTCGCTGGGCTGTCATCCGTTCGCCAGCTTCTGGCGGGTGTACTTCCCGCAGACGTTGGCCGGGGTCGGTGCCGGCAGCCTGCTGGTGTTCATCATCGCCATCGGCTACTACATCACCCCGGCGCTGCTCGGCAGCCCGAACGACCAGATGGTCAGCTATTTCGTCGCCTTCTATACCAACACCACCATCAACTGGGGCATGGCCACGGCGCTGGGCGGCCTGCTGCTGCTCGCCACCATGCTGCTGTACGTCATCTACAGCTGGCTGGTCGGTGCCAGCCGTCTGCGGCTGGGTTGA
- the crp gene encoding cAMP-activated global transcriptional regulator CRP — translation MVAISLTPKIKIKNIDKLLAHCHRRRYTAKSTIIYAGDRCESLFFIVKGSVTILIEDDDGREMIIAYLNAGDFFGEMGLFEKEGSDKERSAWVRAKTECEVAELSYAKFRELTQQDPDILYALGSQMAERLRNTTRKVGDLAFLDVTGRVARTLLDLCKQPDAMTHPDGMQIKITRQEIGRIVGCSREMVGRVLKSLEAQGLVYVKGKTMVVFGTR, via the coding sequence ATGGTAGCTATCTCGCTCACGCCCAAGATCAAGATCAAGAATATCGACAAGTTGCTCGCGCACTGCCATAGACGGCGGTACACGGCAAAAAGCACGATCATTTACGCTGGCGACCGTTGCGAGTCGCTTTTTTTCATCGTCAAAGGCTCGGTCACCATCCTTATCGAGGATGATGACGGCCGCGAGATGATCATCGCTTACCTGAACGCGGGCGACTTTTTCGGAGAGATGGGGCTTTTCGAAAAGGAAGGTTCGGACAAGGAACGTAGCGCCTGGGTCCGCGCAAAGACCGAGTGCGAAGTGGCCGAGCTGAGTTACGCGAAATTCCGCGAGCTGACCCAGCAGGATCCGGACATCCTCTACGCCCTCGGCAGTCAGATGGCCGAGCGTCTGCGCAACACCACACGCAAGGTCGGCGACCTGGCCTTCCTCGACGTTACCGGCCGTGTCGCGCGCACCTTGCTCGACCTGTGCAAGCAGCCCGACGCCATGACTCATCCGGACGGCATGCAGATCAAGATCACCCGCCAGGAAATCGGCCGTATCGTCGGTTGCTCCCGCGAGATGGTCGGTCGGGTGCTCAAGAGCCTGGAAGCCCAGGGTCTCGTCTATGTCAAAGGCAAGACCATGGTGGTATTCGGCACTCGCTGA
- the gabT gene encoding 4-aminobutyrate--2-oxoglutarate transaminase: MSKTNESLMQRRVAAVPRGVGQIHPIFADHAKNSSVVDVEGREFIDFAGGIAVLNTGHLHPKIVKAVEDQLHKLTHTCFQVLAYEPYVELCEKINARVPGDFAKKTLLVTTGSEAVENAVKIARAATGRAGVIAFTGAFHGRTMMTLGLTGKVAPYSAGMGLMPGGIFRAQYPCAIHGVSVDDSIASIERIFKNDAEPRDIAAIIVEPVQGEGGFNVAPKDFMARLRALCDEHGILLIADEVQTGAGRTGTFFAMEQMGVVADLTTFAKSVGGGFPIAGVCGKAEIMDAIAPGGLGGTYAGNPLSCAAALAVMEIFEEEHLLDRCKAVAEKLTAGLKAIQAKHKEIGEVRGLGAMIAIELFEDGDLARPAAALTSQIVARAREKGLILLSCGTYYNVLRVLVPLTVEDELLERGLAILGECFDELT, translated from the coding sequence ATGAGCAAGACCAACGAATCCCTGATGCAACGCCGTGTCGCCGCTGTTCCCCGTGGCGTCGGCCAGATCCACCCGATCTTTGCCGACCACGCGAAGAACAGCAGCGTGGTGGATGTGGAGGGCCGCGAGTTCATCGATTTCGCCGGCGGCATCGCCGTGCTGAATACCGGCCACCTGCACCCGAAGATCGTCAAGGCGGTGGAAGACCAGCTGCACAAGCTCACCCACACCTGCTTCCAGGTGTTGGCCTACGAGCCGTACGTCGAGCTGTGCGAGAAGATCAACGCGCGGGTACCGGGTGATTTCGCCAAGAAGACTCTGCTGGTCACCACCGGCTCCGAGGCCGTGGAGAACGCGGTGAAGATCGCCCGCGCCGCCACCGGCCGTGCCGGCGTGATTGCCTTCACCGGCGCCTTTCACGGCCGCACCATGATGACCCTCGGTCTGACCGGCAAGGTCGCCCCGTACTCCGCCGGCATGGGCCTGATGCCCGGCGGGATCTTCCGTGCGCAGTATCCCTGCGCGATCCATGGTGTCAGCGTCGATGACTCGATCGCGAGCATCGAGCGCATCTTCAAGAACGACGCCGAGCCGCGCGACATCGCCGCGATCATCGTCGAACCGGTGCAGGGCGAGGGCGGCTTCAATGTCGCGCCGAAGGATTTCATGGCCCGCCTGCGCGCGCTCTGCGACGAGCACGGCATCCTGCTGATCGCCGACGAGGTGCAGACCGGCGCCGGACGCACCGGCACCTTCTTCGCCATGGAGCAGATGGGCGTGGTTGCCGACCTGACCACCTTCGCCAAATCCGTCGGTGGTGGTTTCCCGATTGCTGGTGTCTGTGGCAAGGCCGAGATCATGGATGCCATCGCGCCCGGCGGGCTGGGCGGCACCTATGCCGGCAACCCGCTGTCCTGCGCGGCGGCGCTGGCGGTCATGGAAATCTTCGAGGAGGAGCATTTGCTCGACCGCTGCAAGGCGGTGGCGGAGAAGCTCACCGCCGGCCTCAAGGCGATCCAGGCCAAGCACAAGGAGATCGGCGAGGTGCGCGGCCTCGGCGCGATGATCGCCATCGAGCTGTTCGAGGATGGCGACCTGGCGCGACCGGCCGCGGCGCTGACGTCGCAGATCGTCGCCCGGGCGCGGGAGAAGGGCTTGATCCTGCTGTCCTGCGGTACCTACTACAACGTGCTGCGCGTGCTGGTGCCGCTGACCGTCGAGGACGAGCTGCTCGAGCGCGGCCTGGCCATCCTCGGCGAGTGTTTCGACGAGCTGACCTGA
- a CDS encoding ABC transporter permease, with translation MLSPYMSPVERAWYYALRILCALVLLFLIVPVLVIVPLSFNSGSFLVYPLQGFSLRWYEALFTSADWMRSLKNSLLIAPAATLLAVVLGTLAAVGLTRAEFRGKALLMTVLISPMVVPVVIIGVASYLFFAPLGMGNSYLSLILVHAVLGVPFVIITVSATLQGFNYNLVRAAASLGASPLTAFFRVTLPLIAPGVISGALFAFATSFDEVVVTLFLAGPEQITLPRQMFSGIRENLSPTIAAAATLLIGFSIALLLTLEWLRGRAEKLRTQQPA, from the coding sequence ATGCTGAGCCCCTACATGTCGCCCGTTGAGCGGGCCTGGTACTACGCTCTGCGCATCCTCTGCGCGCTGGTGCTGCTGTTTCTGATCGTGCCGGTGCTGGTCATCGTGCCGCTGTCGTTCAACTCCGGTTCGTTCCTGGTCTATCCGCTGCAGGGGTTCTCGTTGCGCTGGTACGAGGCGCTGTTCACCTCGGCGGACTGGATGCGCTCGCTGAAGAACAGTCTGCTCATCGCCCCGGCTGCGACCTTGCTCGCCGTGGTCCTTGGCACCCTGGCGGCGGTCGGCCTGACCCGCGCGGAGTTCCGCGGCAAGGCGCTGCTGATGACGGTGCTGATCTCGCCGATGGTGGTGCCGGTGGTGATCATCGGTGTCGCCAGCTACCTGTTCTTCGCCCCGCTGGGCATGGGCAACAGCTACCTGTCGCTGATCCTGGTGCACGCGGTGCTCGGCGTGCCCTTCGTGATCATCACGGTGTCGGCGACGCTGCAGGGCTTCAACTACAACCTGGTGCGCGCCGCGGCCAGCCTTGGCGCCTCGCCGCTGACCGCGTTCTTCCGGGTAACCCTGCCGCTGATCGCACCGGGGGTTATTTCCGGCGCGCTGTTCGCCTTCGCCACCTCGTTCGATGAAGTGGTGGTGACGCTGTTCCTCGCCGGCCCCGAGCAGATCACCCTGCCACGGCAGATGTTCAGCGGCATCCGCGAGAACCTCAGCCCGACCATCGCCGCCGCGGCGACGTTGCTGATCGGCTTCTCCATCGCCCTGCTGCTGACCCTGGAGTGGCTGCGAGGCCGCGCCGAGAAGCTGCGCACCCAACAACCTGCCTGA
- the trpC gene encoding indole-3-glycerol phosphate synthase TrpC → MSVPTVLEKIIARKFEEVAQRSRQVGLGELEQRAAAAEPVRGFAAALERRVRSKEPAVIAEVKKASPSKGVIRDPFLPAEIAASYETGGAACLSVLTDIDFFQGADEYLQQARAACSLPVIRKDFMIDPYQVVEARALGADCILLIVAALDDVRMHELAAVAKQQGLDVLVEVHDAAELERALRLETPLVGINNRNLHTFEVNLETTLDLLPRIPKDRLVVTESGIFNRADVELMEINQVYAFLVGEAFMRAEQPGVELQRLFYPDRSRGRAAPVAADPE, encoded by the coding sequence GTGAGCGTGCCGACCGTTCTGGAGAAGATCATCGCCCGCAAGTTCGAGGAGGTTGCGCAGCGCAGTCGCCAGGTCGGGCTGGGTGAGCTGGAGCAGCGTGCCGCAGCTGCCGAACCGGTGCGTGGCTTCGCTGCCGCGCTTGAGCGCCGGGTGCGCAGCAAGGAGCCTGCGGTTATCGCTGAGGTGAAGAAGGCATCGCCGAGCAAAGGGGTCATTCGCGATCCCTTCCTGCCCGCCGAAATTGCCGCCAGCTACGAGACCGGGGGCGCTGCTTGCCTGTCGGTGTTGACCGACATCGATTTCTTTCAGGGCGCCGATGAATATCTGCAGCAGGCGCGGGCGGCTTGCTCGCTGCCGGTTATCCGCAAGGATTTCATGATCGACCCGTATCAGGTGGTCGAAGCGCGAGCGCTTGGCGCCGACTGCATTCTGCTGATCGTCGCGGCACTGGACGATGTGCGTATGCACGAGCTGGCCGCGGTGGCCAAGCAGCAGGGGCTGGACGTGCTGGTAGAGGTGCACGACGCTGCCGAACTCGAACGTGCGCTGCGTCTGGAAACGCCGCTGGTGGGCATCAACAACCGCAACCTGCATACCTTCGAGGTCAATCTGGAAACCACGCTGGATCTGCTGCCGCGGATTCCAAAGGATCGTCTGGTGGTGACCGAGAGCGGGATCTTCAATCGTGCCGATGTCGAGCTGATGGAGATAAACCAGGTGTATGCATTCCTGGTGGGCGAAGCGTTCATGCGCGCCGAGCAACCTGGCGTAGAGCTGCAGCGCCTGTTCTACCCTGATCGTTCGCGCGGCCGTGCGGCCCCTGTCGCTGCCGATCCGGAGTGA